A single Bosea sp. PAMC 26642 DNA region contains:
- a CDS encoding aldehyde dehydrogenase, whose amino-acid sequence MTIHAQPPAGSEIETHGLFIDGREVPATSPALLDVRNPANGQVIARIAHADAGDVDGAVKSARAAFESVAWGKMDIRSRARLVNKIADAFEAHLDELYYLETMNNGRPLNETRAQLRRLPDFFRYNAGLALSRRDAVIPVEGNYLNYTLRTPIGVVGNCTPFNHPLMIMCKSLAPVFASGCTTVVKPSEYTPLTTLALARIFSEAGLPDGVFNVVTGLGPSTGKALCEHRDLNKLVLTGGTEAGQLAGAQAGRNFAHQTLELGGKTPVLVFPDFDIDRAVNYAAFGAFIGAGQTCVCGSRHIVHESIYAEFVEKLAAKAKTIRIGDPTNPETQLGPVISEKQRNRVLTYVKYGLEDGARLVAGGEIPADLAESGGYFVQPTVFADVTAKMRIFQEEVFGPFTSVTSFSTEAEAIALANDSPFGLAAAIRTNDIARAHRVAAAIECGIVWINDHHRLDPASPWGGVKLSGIGREFGPESFDDHFDTKSVMINTGDQPFDWYQDTAGQPRLN is encoded by the coding sequence ATGACCATTCACGCCCAGCCGCCAGCCGGTAGCGAGATCGAGACCCACGGCTTGTTCATTGACGGTCGCGAGGTGCCCGCCACCTCGCCCGCCCTGCTCGATGTGCGCAATCCGGCCAACGGACAGGTCATCGCCCGCATCGCCCATGCCGATGCTGGCGACGTCGACGGGGCGGTCAAGAGCGCCCGCGCCGCCTTCGAGAGTGTCGCTTGGGGGAAGATGGACATCCGCAGCCGGGCGCGGCTGGTCAATAAGATCGCCGACGCCTTCGAGGCTCATCTCGATGAGCTCTATTATCTCGAGACAATGAACAATGGCCGGCCGCTCAACGAGACCCGCGCCCAGCTACGCCGCCTGCCGGACTTCTTCCGCTACAACGCCGGCTTGGCGCTCTCGCGCCGTGACGCGGTCATACCCGTCGAGGGCAACTATTTGAACTACACGCTGCGCACGCCGATTGGCGTCGTTGGGAATTGCACGCCCTTCAACCACCCGCTGATGATCATGTGCAAGAGCCTGGCGCCGGTCTTCGCCTCGGGCTGCACCACCGTGGTCAAGCCCTCGGAATATACCCCGCTGACGACGTTGGCGCTGGCGCGGATCTTCTCCGAGGCCGGCCTGCCCGACGGCGTCTTCAACGTCGTCACGGGCCTCGGCCCCTCGACCGGCAAGGCGCTCTGCGAGCATCGCGACCTGAACAAGCTGGTCCTGACCGGCGGCACTGAAGCCGGTCAGCTCGCCGGCGCACAGGCCGGCCGCAACTTTGCTCACCAGACACTCGAATTGGGCGGCAAGACACCGGTACTGGTCTTCCCGGATTTCGACATCGACCGTGCGGTCAACTATGCCGCCTTCGGCGCGTTCATCGGCGCCGGCCAAACTTGCGTCTGCGGCAGCCGCCACATCGTCCATGAATCGATCTACGCCGAGTTCGTCGAGAAGCTCGCCGCCAAGGCCAAAACGATCCGCATCGGCGACCCGACCAACCCCGAGACGCAGCTCGGGCCGGTGATCTCCGAGAAGCAGCGCAACCGCGTCCTCACCTATGTGAAATACGGCCTGGAGGATGGTGCCCGCCTCGTCGCGGGCGGGGAGATCCCCGCCGATCTCGCTGAGAGCGGCGGCTATTTCGTCCAGCCGACCGTCTTCGCCGACGTCACCGCGAAGATGCGCATCTTCCAGGAGGAGGTGTTTGGACCCTTCACTTCGGTCACGTCCTTCTCGACCGAGGCCGAGGCGATCGCGCTCGCCAATGATTCACCCTTTGGCTTGGCGGCAGCGATCCGCACCAATGACATCGCCCGTGCCCACCGCGTCGCGGCCGCGATCGAATGCGGCATCGTTTGGATCAACGACCACCATCGGCTCGATCCGGCCTCGCCGTGGGGCGGCGTCAAGCTCTCGGGCATCGGCCGCGAATTCGGTCCAGAATCCTTCGACGATCATTTCGACACCAAGAGCGTCATGATCAACACCGGTGATCAGCCCTTCGACTGGTACCAGGACACCGCGGGCCAGCCGCGGCTGAACTGA
- a CDS encoding alpha/beta fold hydrolase, with product MMTQIQIDDAILNVAEHGAGKPLILLHSLLADRSVFDTVVPVLARSRRVIVPDLPGFGGSSSAGSTIAGVADRLARLFDAMDLGNQADVLGNGLGGFVASTLAIRHGKRFDRLVLAGTGVGFTDQGRASFHIMAERVRGHGMEGVVDIAMKRLFPEEFLTANPAILAERRAGLVKTNPAFFAQACEALAGLDLSAEMGTISNPTLVVVGEFDAATPPDMAHQLAAAIPGATLVELPGIGHAPMAQAPESFIAAISGFLGLDKA from the coding sequence ATGATGACTCAGATCCAGATCGACGACGCCATCCTGAACGTGGCGGAGCATGGCGCCGGCAAACCGCTCATCTTGCTGCATTCGCTGCTGGCCGATCGGTCGGTTTTCGATACGGTCGTGCCGGTATTGGCCCGTAGTCGGCGCGTCATTGTGCCCGACCTTCCCGGCTTTGGCGGCTCGTCATCGGCGGGCTCGACCATCGCAGGCGTCGCAGACCGTCTGGCCAGGCTGTTCGACGCGATGGATCTCGGAAACCAGGCCGACGTCCTCGGCAATGGTCTTGGCGGCTTCGTCGCCAGCACATTGGCCATCCGCCATGGCAAGCGGTTCGATCGGCTCGTGCTCGCCGGCACCGGGGTCGGCTTCACCGATCAGGGCCGGGCCTCGTTCCACATCATGGCCGAGCGCGTGCGCGGTCACGGCATGGAAGGCGTCGTTGACATCGCCATGAAACGGCTGTTCCCGGAAGAGTTCCTGACTGCGAACCCGGCGATCCTGGCGGAGCGCCGCGCCGGACTGGTCAAGACCAACCCGGCCTTCTTCGCACAAGCGTGTGAGGCGCTGGCGGGGCTCGATTTGAGCGCCGAGATGGGTACGATCTCGAATCCGACGCTGGTCGTGGTCGGCGAGTTCGACGCCGCGACGCCACCCGACATGGCGCATCAACTGGCGGCTGCGATCCCTGGCGCGACGCTCGTCGAGCTGCCGGGTATCGGCCATGCGCCAATGGCGCAAGCGCCCGAGAGCTTCATCGCCGCGATCTCCGGATTCCTTGGGCTCGACAAGGCCTGA
- a CDS encoding GntR family transcriptional regulator, with product MRRTEIHKIMRQDILTCALPPGAELREQELAAKFAVSKSPVREALQDLVRDGLVMVMPRQGYRVSPVSMADAHDMFALREVLELAAVTEAAKTAGVEMLTGLDRFRTFSDEVWPDFVSYNRDFHCELARCCGNARMSRTTCDLIEEMDRLVRLSVSVVRGRDPQKLVEEHARIIDAVQERNPKTAAALLKAHMGAAERRFMSALEWSAVQA from the coding sequence ATGAGACGGACCGAAATCCACAAGATCATGCGGCAGGATATCCTCACCTGCGCGCTGCCGCCGGGTGCAGAACTGCGCGAGCAGGAACTCGCCGCGAAGTTCGCTGTCAGCAAGTCGCCGGTGCGCGAGGCGCTGCAGGACCTCGTCCGCGACGGGCTGGTGATGGTGATGCCGCGCCAGGGCTACCGCGTCTCGCCGGTCTCGATGGCGGATGCGCACGACATGTTCGCCCTGCGCGAGGTACTTGAGCTCGCCGCCGTCACGGAGGCTGCCAAGACCGCGGGCGTCGAGATGCTGACCGGGCTCGACCGCTTCCGGACCTTCTCCGACGAAGTCTGGCCCGATTTCGTCTCCTACAACCGCGACTTCCATTGCGAGCTCGCGCGCTGCTGCGGCAACGCCCGGATGAGCCGCACGACCTGCGACCTGATCGAGGAGATGGACCGACTGGTGCGGCTCAGTGTCAGCGTGGTGCGCGGCCGCGATCCGCAGAAGCTGGTCGAGGAGCACGCCCGGATCATCGATGCGGTCCAGGAGCGCAACCCCAAGACCGCGGCGGCCCTGCTCAAGGCGCATATGGGCGCCGCCGAGCGTCGCTTCATGTCCGCCCTCGAATGGTCGGCCGTCCAGGCCTAA
- a CDS encoding ABC transporter substrate-binding protein, with product MLKLTATVSLAALSVGFLIEAAQAQGQGPIKVGFMTVRSGALAAGGRQMEEGLQLCIDQRNGMMGGRKVEVVTADTAGQPALTKTKAQELVERDKVDVLIGPLAAFEALAIDDYIRQAKIPIISPSAAAEDLTQRKPNPWFVRAVGTSAQAHHPLAEYVAKELGYKKIAIIADDFAFGHEIAAGFQRVFEENGGKVVQKLWPPLNTADYGSYVTQLDPDVDAVFAAFAGGNGIKFLGQYKNYGSTKPVIGAMTTVDEGVLKSMGSEAVGVISSGWYSAAIQTPANTKFVEAIRAKYKADPGYYTVGAYMACEFLASAVDQLKGKVDDKDALIKALREVKISESPYGAVKIDELGQPLMDITIRKVEQKNGRLQNVVLKTYPAVSQFWTWKPEAFLKSAVYGRGNPEPIAR from the coding sequence ATGCTGAAGCTCACTGCTACCGTCTCGCTCGCCGCGCTTTCGGTCGGGTTCCTCATCGAGGCCGCTCAGGCCCAGGGACAGGGCCCGATCAAGGTCGGATTCATGACCGTCCGCTCCGGGGCCCTCGCCGCCGGCGGCCGTCAGATGGAGGAAGGCCTCCAGCTCTGCATCGACCAGCGCAACGGCATGATGGGTGGCCGCAAGGTCGAAGTCGTCACCGCCGACACCGCCGGCCAGCCCGCTTTGACCAAGACCAAGGCGCAGGAATTGGTCGAGCGCGACAAGGTCGATGTGCTGATCGGGCCGCTGGCCGCCTTCGAAGCGCTGGCCATCGACGACTATATCCGCCAGGCCAAGATCCCGATCATCTCGCCCTCGGCAGCCGCCGAGGATCTGACGCAGCGCAAGCCCAATCCCTGGTTCGTGCGGGCCGTTGGCACCTCCGCCCAGGCGCATCACCCGCTGGCCGAATACGTCGCCAAGGAGCTGGGCTACAAGAAGATCGCCATCATCGCCGACGACTTCGCCTTCGGGCACGAGATCGCGGCCGGCTTCCAGCGGGTCTTCGAGGAGAATGGCGGTAAGGTCGTCCAGAAGCTCTGGCCGCCCCTGAACACCGCCGATTATGGTTCCTACGTCACCCAGCTCGACCCCGACGTCGATGCGGTCTTTGCTGCCTTCGCCGGCGGTAACGGCATCAAGTTCCTCGGCCAGTACAAAAATTACGGCAGCACCAAGCCGGTGATCGGCGCGATGACGACGGTCGACGAGGGGGTGCTCAAGAGCATGGGCTCCGAGGCCGTAGGCGTGATCTCATCGGGCTGGTACAGCGCCGCGATCCAGACTCCCGCCAACACCAAGTTCGTCGAGGCGATCCGCGCCAAGTACAAGGCCGATCCCGGCTACTATACCGTCGGCGCCTATATGGCCTGCGAGTTCCTCGCCAGCGCCGTCGACCAGCTCAAGGGTAAGGTCGACGACAAGGATGCCCTGATCAAGGCGCTACGCGAGGTCAAGATCAGCGAGAGCCCCTATGGCGCGGTCAAGATCGACGAGCTCGGCCAACCGCTGATGGACATCACCATCCGCAAGGTCGAGCAAAAGAACGGCCGCCTGCAGAACGTCGTGCTGAAGACCTATCCGGCTGTCAGCCAGTTCTGGACGTGGAAGCCCGAGGCATTCCTCAAGAGCGCGGTCTATGGCCGCGGCAACCCCGAGCCGATCGCGCGCTGA
- a CDS encoding LacI family DNA-binding transcriptional regulator has product MAGLATIKDVAREVGVHPSTVSRALDPMQRDRLGEPMVKRVLEAAARLGYRPDAAAASLRSGRSRLIGIIVPDIANPVFSPIISGLERTLAAHGYALIVADQPPDRLEQPDILQMLVARRVDGLVLANVALRDDAVARCLDWKVPVVLVNRAEASARVPSVVSDDVAGMKLAVDHLIGLGHRAIVHVAGPQSLSTGSLRRLGFVTAMAAAGIAAGEDAIVEATAFTREAGLPAARELLARRPDATAVVAANDLLALGVYEALREQGRSCPGDVSVIGHNDMPLVDMVSPALSTIRISHREMGERSGDLLLAMIGGAREATPQIVTEPVLVARGSTVPPRH; this is encoded by the coding sequence ATGGCTGGGCTGGCGACGATCAAGGACGTGGCGAGGGAGGTGGGCGTGCACCCCTCGACAGTGTCGCGCGCGCTCGACCCTATGCAGCGCGACCGGCTCGGCGAGCCGATGGTCAAGCGCGTCCTGGAGGCGGCGGCGCGGCTCGGCTACCGGCCCGATGCGGCGGCTGCTAGTCTGAGGAGCGGGCGCTCCCGGCTCATCGGCATCATCGTGCCCGATATCGCCAATCCCGTGTTCTCGCCGATCATATCGGGGCTGGAGCGCACGCTCGCGGCGCATGGATATGCGCTGATCGTCGCTGACCAGCCGCCCGACCGCTTGGAGCAGCCCGACATCCTGCAGATGCTGGTGGCGCGCCGGGTCGACGGGCTGGTGCTGGCCAATGTCGCGCTGAGGGACGACGCGGTGGCGCGCTGCCTCGACTGGAAGGTGCCGGTCGTGCTGGTCAACCGTGCCGAGGCTTCGGCGCGGGTGCCCTCGGTGGTGTCCGACGACGTCGCCGGAATGAAGCTGGCGGTCGATCACCTGATCGGGCTCGGACACCGCGCTATCGTTCATGTCGCGGGGCCGCAATCGCTGTCCACCGGATCATTGCGCCGGCTCGGATTCGTCACGGCGATGGCGGCTGCGGGCATTGCGGCGGGGGAAGACGCCATCGTCGAAGCCACCGCCTTCACGCGCGAGGCTGGGCTTCCCGCCGCGCGCGAACTTCTCGCAAGGCGGCCAGACGCGACTGCCGTGGTCGCCGCCAACGACCTTCTGGCGCTCGGCGTTTACGAGGCCTTGCGCGAGCAGGGCCGGTCCTGTCCCGGCGACGTCTCGGTGATCGGCCACAATGACATGCCCCTGGTCGATATGGTCAGTCCCGCTCTTTCGACCATCCGGATCAGCCATCGCGAAATGGGCGAGCGCAGCGGAGACCTGCTGCTCGCTATGATCGGCGGCGCCAGAGAGGCGACGCCGCAGATCGTGACGGAGCCGGTGCTGGTGGCGCGGGGCTCGACCGTGCCGCCGCGCCACTGA
- a CDS encoding branched-chain amino acid ABC transporter permease: protein MSRPIALALAAVIGLALLPAAIGSDYYVNLASQILIASILAMSLNLLVGFGGLTSLGHAAYMGAAAYLTIYATAHAGFGHLAGLCIALGGTLLLAMLFGYLALRATGLGFLMITLALGQILWGLAFRWVSFTGGDNGLGGLKRPQPFGIDLAQATSFYHLVLIVFALAFLAIACFTRSPFGQSLAGTRDQPRRMRALGYNVSLIQWISFVYAGVWGGVAGLLYAYYHQFVSPQALHLTTSAETLLMVIAGGAGTLTGPVVGAALVLILKNVASVYVTRWVMLLGVVFVVIVLFVPEGLVPGVARWSRRLTARWRRPAASVPAPLTAEHNS from the coding sequence ATGAGCCGCCCGATCGCCTTGGCGCTCGCCGCCGTCATCGGGCTTGCGCTCCTCCCGGCAGCGATAGGCTCCGACTACTATGTCAACCTGGCAAGTCAGATCCTGATTGCCTCGATCCTGGCGATGAGCCTCAATTTACTCGTGGGCTTCGGCGGCCTGACCTCGCTCGGCCACGCCGCCTATATGGGGGCCGCCGCCTATCTGACGATCTACGCCACCGCCCATGCCGGGTTCGGGCATCTTGCGGGGCTTTGCATCGCGCTCGGCGGCACGCTGCTCCTGGCAATGCTTTTTGGCTATCTCGCCTTGCGCGCCACAGGCCTCGGCTTCCTGATGATCACACTGGCGCTCGGCCAGATCCTGTGGGGTCTTGCCTTCCGTTGGGTGAGCTTCACCGGCGGCGACAACGGACTCGGCGGCCTCAAGCGACCGCAGCCCTTCGGCATCGACCTCGCCCAGGCGACCAGCTTCTACCATCTTGTGCTGATCGTCTTCGCGCTGGCCTTCCTCGCCATCGCCTGCTTCACGCGCTCGCCCTTCGGCCAGAGTCTGGCGGGAACGCGCGACCAACCGCGCCGGATGCGCGCGCTCGGCTACAACGTCTCGCTCATTCAGTGGATCAGCTTCGTCTACGCTGGCGTCTGGGGCGGCGTGGCGGGCCTGCTCTATGCCTACTACCACCAGTTTGTCAGCCCGCAGGCGCTGCACCTGACGACCTCAGCCGAGACCCTCCTGATGGTGATCGCCGGCGGTGCCGGCACGTTGACTGGCCCCGTCGTGGGGGCAGCGCTGGTGTTGATCCTGAAGAACGTCGCCAGCGTCTACGTCACACGCTGGGTCATGCTGCTTGGCGTCGTCTTCGTCGTGATCGTGCTGTTCGTGCCCGAGGGGCTGGTGCCGGGCGTCGCGCGCTGGAGCCGCCGCCTGACCGCGCGCTGGCGCAGGCCGGCCGCGTCTGTCCCGGCTCCCCTGACCGCGGAGCACAATTCATGA
- a CDS encoding branched-chain amino acid ABC transporter permease, which produces MNFWIIQGLNGLAFGSLLFILAAGFSLIFGLMRVANLAHGAYFMLGAYVGLAALDAGLNFWLAVLAGAAVVGVLGGIVERLVLRRLSGKPLAQVLVTLGIAFIIADGCLWLWSGDPRPVPMPPGFEGVYRFGSVAFPKYRLFVVAVAVALAVALWLLLERSRLGAMIRAGVDDMDMARAMGIRTSLLFTTVFCLGSVLAGAGGVLAGPILSVYPGLDSDMLPLALVVVILGGAGSLTGAFIGSLIIGFIYSYGQALLPDLAYVILFLPMVLVLTLRPSGLLGRRLA; this is translated from the coding sequence ATGAATTTCTGGATTATCCAGGGCCTGAACGGGCTTGCGTTCGGCTCGCTCCTCTTCATCCTGGCGGCGGGCTTCTCGTTGATCTTCGGGCTGATGCGCGTCGCCAACCTTGCCCACGGCGCCTATTTCATGCTCGGCGCCTATGTCGGGCTGGCGGCACTTGATGCCGGGCTCAACTTCTGGCTTGCGGTGCTGGCGGGAGCGGCCGTGGTCGGCGTGCTAGGCGGCATCGTCGAACGGCTGGTCTTGCGCCGGCTCAGCGGCAAGCCCTTGGCGCAGGTGCTGGTGACGCTTGGCATCGCCTTCATCATCGCCGACGGCTGCCTCTGGCTCTGGTCTGGCGATCCGCGTCCCGTGCCAATGCCGCCGGGCTTCGAGGGCGTGTACCGCTTCGGCAGCGTCGCCTTCCCGAAGTACCGCCTTTTCGTTGTCGCGGTGGCGGTCGCGCTGGCGGTCGCGCTCTGGCTGCTGCTGGAGCGCAGCCGTCTCGGCGCGATGATCCGCGCCGGTGTCGACGACATGGACATGGCACGCGCCATGGGCATCCGCACATCGCTTCTCTTCACCACCGTGTTTTGCCTCGGTTCTGTGCTGGCGGGCGCCGGTGGCGTTCTGGCCGGGCCGATCCTCTCGGTCTATCCCGGCCTCGACTCCGACATGCTGCCGCTGGCGCTGGTCGTGGTCATCCTGGGCGGCGCCGGCAGCCTGACCGGCGCCTTCATCGGCAGCCTTATCATCGGGTTCATCTACAGCTACGGCCAAGCGCTGCTGCCCGATCTTGCTTATGTCATCCTGTTCCTGCCGATGGTGCTCGTCTTGACGCTGCGCCCATCCGGCCTGCTTGGCCGGAGGCTGGCATGA
- a CDS encoding ABC transporter ATP-binding protein has protein sequence MTAALEITGLQRFFGGLPAVKDVTLSVSPGERRLLLGPNGAGKTTLFNLITGDISVSKGEIRLFGNDVTAARPDQRAQLGLARTYQIITLFPKNTLAHNVVMALAGLRRDRFEAFTPLSARTALWVEAERVLGLVGLGPLAQRLVSETSYGERRRLEIAMALAQQPKLLLLDEPLAGLSAAERSQVQQVLEAIPRSVTIIMIEHDMDVALAFADKITLMQRGQIVVEGSRAEVVADPRTREVYLGH, from the coding sequence ATGACGGCAGCTCTCGAGATCACCGGGCTGCAGCGCTTCTTCGGCGGGCTTCCGGCCGTGAAGGACGTGACGCTCTCGGTCTCGCCCGGCGAGCGGCGGCTCCTGCTGGGCCCCAACGGTGCCGGCAAGACCACCTTGTTCAATCTGATCACCGGCGACATCTCCGTCTCAAAGGGCGAGATCCGCCTGTTCGGCAACGATGTCACCGCTGCAAGGCCCGACCAGCGGGCTCAGCTGGGGCTCGCCCGGACCTACCAGATCATCACCCTGTTCCCGAAGAACACGCTCGCCCACAACGTCGTCATGGCGCTGGCCGGCCTGCGACGGGATAGGTTCGAGGCCTTCACACCGCTTAGCGCCCGCACCGCGCTCTGGGTCGAGGCGGAGCGCGTGCTGGGGCTCGTTGGGCTCGGTCCCCTGGCGCAGCGCCTGGTTTCCGAGACCAGCTATGGCGAGCGCCGCCGGCTTGAGATCGCCATGGCGCTGGCGCAGCAGCCCAAGCTGCTCTTGCTCGACGAGCCGCTGGCGGGCTTGTCGGCCGCCGAGCGCAGCCAGGTCCAGCAGGTGCTCGAGGCGATCCCGCGCAGCGTCACCATCATCATGATCGAGCACGACATGGACGTCGCTTTGGCCTTCGCCGACAAGATCACGCTGATGCAGCGGGGCCAGATTGTGGTCGAGGGTTCGCGCGCCGAGGTCGTGGCCGACCCCCGGACGAGGGAGGTGTATCTTGGCCACTGA
- a CDS encoding dioxygenase family protein: MIIARQEDVTQAVLAAMDGAEDVRLRTVMASFVRHLHAFAREVSLTEAEFEHAIDFLNRIGQATNDSHNEGVLFSDAVGLSTLVCLLNNGQGGATETAAALLGPFWRANAPMTETGGSILRSPTPGAPLFVDCLIRDGQGAPIEGVRVDVWQASPSGMYENQDESQADMNLRGVFTTDAQGRFAFRSVKPAGYPVPTHGPTGEMLAAQQRHPFRPAHLHVLAYKPGFKTLITQVFVDDDAHLESDVVFGVTRALIGDFRKGQGPAPAADVSGDWFSLAYTFVMEQGDAVLPTPPIK, encoded by the coding sequence ATGATCATCGCGCGTCAGGAAGACGTGACGCAGGCCGTTCTCGCCGCCATGGACGGAGCCGAGGATGTGCGGCTGCGCACCGTGATGGCGTCGTTCGTGCGCCATCTCCACGCCTTCGCCCGCGAGGTCTCGCTGACCGAGGCCGAGTTCGAGCACGCGATCGACTTCCTCAACCGCATCGGCCAGGCGACCAATGACAGCCACAATGAGGGGGTGCTGTTTTCCGACGCCGTCGGGCTCTCGACGCTGGTCTGTCTTCTGAACAACGGCCAGGGCGGCGCCACCGAGACCGCCGCGGCGCTGCTCGGCCCGTTTTGGCGTGCCAATGCGCCGATGACGGAGACTGGCGGCTCGATCCTTCGATCGCCGACGCCCGGCGCCCCGCTCTTCGTCGACTGCCTCATCCGCGACGGGCAAGGCGCACCGATCGAGGGCGTTCGCGTCGATGTCTGGCAGGCCTCTCCCAGCGGGATGTACGAGAACCAGGACGAGAGCCAGGCCGACATGAACCTGCGCGGCGTCTTCACCACCGATGCGCAGGGGCGCTTCGCCTTCCGGTCGGTGAAGCCGGCCGGCTATCCAGTCCCGACCCATGGCCCGACCGGCGAGATGCTGGCCGCCCAGCAGCGCCACCCCTTCCGGCCGGCGCATCTGCATGTGCTGGCCTACAAGCCCGGCTTCAAGACTCTGATCACCCAGGTCTTCGTCGACGACGACGCGCATCTGGAAAGCGACGTCGTCTTCGGCGTGACACGGGCTTTGATCGGCGATTTCCGTAAAGGTCAGGGTCCAGCACCCGCCGCCGACGTGTCCGGAGATTGGTTCTCCCTCGCCTATACTTTTGTGATGGAGCAAGGCGACGCCGTGCTCCCGACGCCCCCTATCAAGTGA
- a CDS encoding ABC transporter ATP-binding protein, translated as MATDLSPTDSLARPIPASVPVAADALVCVGLNAFYGESHVLHDVSLRVGAGRVLALLGRNGAGKTTAIGAIAGLVQSRAQRITLFGDNLAGLGPEAISHRGIGLVPQGRRIFPSLTVLENLTVAARPPRWGDAPGWTLARVFAAFPRLQERQRQFAGSLSGGEQQMLAICRALMTNPRLILLDEPSEGLAPQIVAEVAAVLKQVRDSGLAVVLVEQNLKLAIEIADDVVIFNSGRVVHAGSVASLHDDPQLLDQHLGVF; from the coding sequence TTGGCCACTGACCTATCGCCCACCGACAGCCTCGCCCGTCCGATCCCGGCTTCAGTGCCGGTCGCCGCAGACGCGCTCGTCTGCGTTGGCCTCAACGCCTTCTATGGCGAGAGCCATGTGCTGCACGACGTGTCCCTGCGCGTTGGAGCCGGGCGCGTGCTGGCGCTGCTCGGCCGCAACGGCGCCGGCAAGACAACCGCCATCGGTGCCATCGCCGGGCTCGTCCAGTCGCGGGCTCAGCGCATCACGCTCTTTGGCGACAACCTGGCGGGGCTAGGACCCGAGGCGATCTCGCATCGCGGCATCGGTCTTGTGCCGCAGGGACGTCGGATCTTTCCCTCGCTGACAGTGCTCGAGAATCTGACCGTCGCGGCGCGTCCGCCGCGCTGGGGCGATGCGCCGGGCTGGACGCTGGCGCGGGTGTTTGCCGCCTTTCCACGCCTGCAGGAGCGCCAGCGCCAGTTTGCCGGATCGCTATCGGGTGGCGAGCAGCAGATGCTGGCCATCTGCCGTGCGCTGATGACCAATCCACGCCTCATCCTGCTCGACGAACCCTCAGAGGGCCTCGCACCGCAGATCGTCGCGGAGGTAGCAGCGGTCCTGAAGCAGGTGCGCGATTCAGGCCTCGCCGTGGTCCTGGTCGAGCAGAATCTGAAGCTCGCCATCGAAATCGCCGACGACGTCGTGATCTTCAACAGCGGCCGCGTCGTCCACGCCGGGTCGGTCGCGTCACTCCATGACGACCCCCAACTCCTCGACCAGCATCTCGGCGTGTTCTGA
- a CDS encoding SDR family NAD(P)-dependent oxidoreductase has translation MTQVLAGKVAVVLGGSGGIGAAAAVALASEGARLVVTWRSDKAAADAVVASLPGSGHLASPATVEDSASLVALATEVRERFGRCDILVNSAGYTRPIPIADLDALTDDFIDDMFKVNWRGQFAAIRAFAPLLKASGDGLIVNVSSIAGLNGVGSNLAYAAIKSGIDTMTKSLARALSPEVRVMSVSPGIVATDFVPGRDAAALEKVAPTIPLKRVATAQDVARAIAACATHLTYSTGSILIVDGGRAL, from the coding sequence ATGACGCAAGTACTCGCAGGCAAGGTCGCGGTCGTGCTCGGTGGCTCAGGGGGAATCGGCGCCGCCGCCGCCGTGGCTCTGGCCTCGGAGGGCGCGCGCCTCGTCGTGACCTGGCGTAGCGACAAGGCCGCCGCCGACGCGGTCGTCGCGAGCCTGCCGGGCTCAGGCCATCTCGCTAGTCCCGCCACAGTCGAGGACAGCGCCTCGCTGGTTGCCCTTGCCACCGAGGTTCGTGAGCGGTTTGGCCGCTGCGATATCCTGGTCAACAGCGCCGGCTACACCCGGCCGATCCCGATCGCTGATCTCGACGCGCTGACCGACGACTTCATCGACGACATGTTCAAGGTGAACTGGCGCGGCCAGTTTGCCGCGATCCGTGCCTTCGCGCCGCTGCTCAAGGCCTCGGGCGACGGGCTGATCGTCAACGTCTCCTCGATTGCCGGGCTCAACGGCGTCGGCTCCAACCTCGCCTATGCCGCGATCAAGTCCGGCATCGACACGATGACGAAGTCGCTAGCCCGCGCGCTCAGCCCCGAGGTCCGAGTGATGTCGGTGTCGCCCGGCATCGTCGCGACCGACTTCGTGCCGGGACGCGACGCCGCCGCGCTGGAGAAGGTGGCTCCCACAATCCCGCTGAAGCGGGTTGCCACGGCACAGGATGTCGCCCGCGCGATCGCCGCCTGCGCGACGCATCTGACCTACTCGACCGGATCGATCCTGATCGTCGATGGCGGCAGGGCTCTGTGA